Proteins co-encoded in one Grus americana isolate bGruAme1 chromosome 12, bGruAme1.mat, whole genome shotgun sequence genomic window:
- the CHMP1B gene encoding charged multivesicular body protein 1b — translation MSNMEKHLFNLKFAAKELNRNSKKCDKEEKAEKAKIKKAIQKGNMEVARIHAENAIRQKNQAINFLRMSARVDAVAARVQTAVTMGKVTKSMAGVVKSMDATLKSMNLEKISALMDKFEHQFETLDVQTQQMEDTMSNTTTLTTPQNQVDMLLQEMADEAGLDLNMELPQGQTGSVGTSVASAEQDELSQRLARLRDQV, via the exons ATGTCCAACATGGAGA AACACCTGTTTAATTTGAAGTTTGCTGCAAAGGAACTCAACAGGAACTCAAAAAAAtgtgacaaagaagaaaaggctgagaaagctaAAATTAAGAAG gcAATTCAGAAGGGTAACATGGAAGTCGCACGAATACATGCAGAAAACGCAATCCGCCAGAAGAACCAAGCCATCAATTTCTTGCGCATGAGTGCCAGGGTAGATGCTGTAGCAGCAAGAGTTCAGACTGCAGTGACAATGGGCAAG GTAACGAAGTCAATGGCAGGGGTAGTTAAGTCTATGGATGCCACACTGAAGAGCATGAACTTGGAAAAG atatCTGCACTGATGGATAAATTTGAGCATCAGTTTGAAACACTAGATGTTCAGACACAACAGATGGAGGACACTATGAGCAACACTACTACGCTAACAACGCCACAA AACCAAGTGGATATGCTTCTACAGGAAATGGCAGATGAAGCAGG TCTTGATCTGAACATGGAACTACCTCAAGGACAGACAGGTTCTGTTGGTACAAGCGTTGCTTCAGCAGAACAG GATGAGCTGTCACAGAGACTGGCCCGCCTACGTGATCAAGTTTAA